Genomic segment of Rubrivirga sp. SAORIC476:
TGGTCCGACCGGCGACGCCTCCCGTAGACCGGATGCCGTTCTCGACCGCCGCGATCGCCTTCGCCTGCTTGTCCCATGCCCGCACCGAGAGCGCGCCCAGCGCCACGATCGGCGCCGTCACGTAGGCCGACATGCTCTTGCCGACGCCCTGCATCTGGCGGCCGAGGCGGACGACGTCGCCGTTCGCCTCTCGAAACGCCTTCCGCATCGACGAGAGGTCGGCCCCGATCCGGACTTTCAGTTCACCGAGCATGGTCTACGCGAGGGCCGGTGGTGCGGAGGAGGCATCCGCTGGAGGGAACCAGTGAGGGTGACGGCGCCGGACGGCCGCCGCGTCCCCGCCTCGGGGAGCGGTCGGGGCGACGAGCCCGAGCATGGGTCCGGCCGCCTCGGCCTTGCCGGCGAGCGCGTCGGCGACCATCCCGGCGCGGATGCGATCTGCGGCGAGATGGCCCATCACGGCGTCGAGGTACTGGCGGAGGCTGAGGAAGTCGAGGTCGGCGTCGGTCGGTCGGTAGCCCAGCAGCCCGAAGCACATCCTGTCGCGGACCGTCCGCGACAGGAACTGGCTCAGCGCGGGCGCTTCCGCCGGTCGGCCGCGGACTGCGTCTTGCGTTCCGCGGCCGCCGACTTTCCCTCCGCCTCCTCCTCGGCCAGACCCTGCAGCGGCGCCATGATCTGGGGCAGCAGGCGCCCGAGGTCGCCGAACGAGATCAGGTCGGTCACGTCCTCCTCGACCAGGTCCTCGTCGAAGGGCAGCATCCCAGCGTAGACGAGCTGCCCGACCTTGCCGAGCATCGGCGCGAACGCCTCCATCCCGGCGTCGTCACCGAGGCCGTCGAGGTCCTCCAGAATCCTGGGGATGTCGATCCCCTTGGCCGAGGCCAAACGGAACGTCACGTTGCCGAGAAACCACGGGTGCTCCTCGTGCAGGATGGTGAGCCGGACCGTGTCCGGGTGCTGAAGCAGGCGCTCTGCGCGGGTCTGAGGCATCGAGGGAAGGTTTCTGTGGAAACGTCTGGGCGGACAGGCGCCCGGGTCAGGTGGTGGCCTGGCGGGTGAGGGCGCCGGTGCCCTCCAGCGTCGCCGACACGGTCACCTGCCCCGCGTAGGGGGCCGTGATCGAGACTGAGGCGGGGTAGGCCGAGCCGGTGTACTCGCTCGCGTCCACCGTCTGCGTGCCCAGGAGCACCGTCAGCGGCGTCGCGGCATCCGTCGCCAAGAAGGCCGAGAGCAGTCCCGCGAGGCCGGTGCCGAGGCCGCTGGAGTTGTTGATGACAGGGCCATCGGCCACCAGCGTGACGCCCGTCTTCACGATGTCCTGCGCCGACTTGGTCAGGCTGGTAGTGGTCGGGCGCGCGTCGAACGTGAACGACAGGCCGCCGACGCTCACGACCACCCCCAGCGGCTCCGTGCTCACGCCGAGAACCGTGTCCTGGATCGCCTTGAACGCGTCCGAGCCCGTCGCCAGCGGGTCGTAGTAGTCGAACGAGAGCGACAGTTCGAACGACCGCGTGTTCGGGTCCAGGGTCCGGCTCATGCCAGACGTCGCGTTGACCACGTCGGTCAGGTTGAGCGAGAACGACAGGCCTGCCTCCGTCAGCCCCTTCAGCGGATCCGTGTCGATCGTCACGGTCAACGGCGCACCGGTGGCGTGTCCCGTGATCAGGTCGCCGCCGCTCGCGTCGACGAGGCCATCAGCTTGCACCGACCAGGAGCGCACGCCGTCGGTCTTCGCCATCCAGTTGGCCAGCCCGTCGTGCACCGCGTCATCCAGCGCCTGGCTCACGGTGAGCGTGCCACCGGTCGTGCAGCCGATCATGTTGCCCGCCGCGAGAAGCGCCAGGTCGAGGGAGGGGAGCGTCGTCGTGGGAGCGGGCATGGTTACTCGCCGGGAGCGGCGGGCTGGTAGAGCGTGTAGCGGAAGCGGATCGGGATGCCCCACGGGCGCGCACCCGGAGGCGGCTCCCGGAAGGGGTCACCGTTGAGGTCGAGCGTCGCGGCCGTCATCTGGATCTCGGTTGCGGAGGTCCCCTCCGCATCGTCCGGCACGGCGAACCGCCGCCCCAACTGGTTCACCAGGACCTGCACGATGGCCTCGGCACCGGCGAGCGTCGAGGCCCGCGCCACCATCGAGAGGGTGGCCGTCACCGAGCGCGTCGTGTCCGAGCGCTGGGTCTCCACCTCGGTTGCACCCTGGACCTCGACGTAGGGCAGGTCCGAGCCCTGCTCCGGATCGACGGCCACCCCGCCCGCCGCCGGACTGGCGACGCCGGCGGCCACGAGCGCAGCGGCGCCCGCGCCCGAGGTCAGGCGCGCGATCGCGGCGAGGCGGAGCGGAGGAGCGGTGGAGGTCACGAACTCAGGATGCGGCGGAGGCCGTCGTAGTAGGCGCGGGCGTGCGCCTCGAAGGCCGGGAAGAGGAAGGGGTGTGCCGAGAGGCGCTTGGTGCCGTGCTCCACGAACCGCGCGTAGAAGACGCCGGCGACGACGTCCGCGACCAGGTCGGTGAGCACCCGCGTGAGGTCGACCTTGACGGAGTCGCGGAGCGTGCCCGAGCGCTTCGGCGCAGCGGCCGCGGCGTCGCGCTCGATGTCGGCCGCGATCCGGCCCAGGAGCGCCTGGATCTCCAGACGCTTGCGCTGCTCCCAGAGCTTGAGCGCGCCCGCGAACTCCTCCTCGCCGTCGAGATCGACTGTGAAGGTGGGCACTGCATCACGCGCCCCCGTCGCTGTTGAGCAGGCACAGGAACTCCCGCCCCTCGCGCCGCCGGATCTCGCGGATCGACTCGATGTCGAGGATCCTCCCGTCGGGCAGCACCAGCCGGTCCGTCGGCGTGAGCGCCTCCGTGTCGGAGTAGCGCGCCGTCACGACCACCGGCTGGCGGCTGTCGACCTGGCCGGCTCGGATCTGCTCGCGGCCCGTTGCCTCGTCGACGGACGCCCAGAACGGCGTGCCGTCCGACCACGCGTCCGTCGACTCGCCCGCCGACCAGGTCGGCGTCGAGGACTGAGGCGTCACGAGCGTGTCGAGGCGGCCGACGTTCACGAGAGGTGGAGGCGGTAACGGTAGCGGTGCGAGGCGGTCAGGAAGTCGTAGCTGGCGGGCACCGTCGAGACGGTCGTGCCCGCGACCGCCAGCCCGCGCATGTCGTACAGGTGGAGCGTGAGCGCCTTGATGGCCACCAGAAGGTTGTCCGGGATCGGCTCCCCGCCGTCGGCACCGAGGCCGCAGGTGTAGACCACCTCCACCGAGCCCGGCCGCCCGTAGTGCGTCGGCACCGAGCCCGTCAGGCAGACCGCGCCGGGGCTGCCTGGGATCACCGAGTACTCCTCGGCCGCCAGCGTCTGCATCACGCCGTCGAAGTCGGCCACCTTGACCGACTGGACCGACAGCAGCGGCGGGCTCGGGATCTCCAGGACGCCGCTGCAGGGCCACCGCTCGATGGTGAGCTTGCGCCGCTGCTCGCCGAGCGCGTAGCCGGTCGTCTCCTCGACCCGGAGCCGCGCGGCCGTCACCAGCTGCTCGATGAGCGAGTCCTCGGACGTCGCCGTCACACGCAGGTACGCCCGTGCCTCAGCGAGAGACACGGGCTCAGCCTGCGACGCTTGGACGACGACGATCTGCATCAGTCGGAGGACTTCGCGCGCTTCGTCTTGCGGACGGGCTTCGGGTTGGCGTCCGCCGTCTCAGGCGGCGTCACGGTGGCGGTCTCGACCGTGGGGCCGGCGGCCTTCTCGGCAGCGGCCTTCTCGGCAGCGAGGCGGTCCGCCATCTCCGGCCACTCGGCCGTGATCTCCTCGCCGTCTGCGACCTCGGCGTGGCCCGCCTCGATCCAGTCGCGGGCGATGTCGTCGGTCACGTCCAAGACGCCACCAGGACGGAGGGAGAAGTCGACACCGGCGAGAGCGGTCTTGCGTCGGATGCGAGTCATCGAGTCGGGGGCTAGGTGACCGGCTGCGTGCGCGCGTCACCGCGGAGCACGAGAGCCGAGATGGGGATGGTGGGGCTCGTGCCCGACACCGACGGGA
This window contains:
- a CDS encoding HK97-gp10 family putative phage morphogenesis protein codes for the protein MPTFTVDLDGEEEFAGALKLWEQRKRLEIQALLGRIAADIERDAAAAAPKRSGTLRDSVKVDLTRVLTDLVADVVAGVFYARFVEHGTKRLSAHPFLFPAFEAHARAYYDGLRRILSS
- a CDS encoding phage head-tail connector protein; this translates as MQIVVVQASQAEPVSLAEARAYLRVTATSEDSLIEQLVTAARLRVEETTGYALGEQRRKLTIERWPCSGVLEIPSPPLLSVQSVKVADFDGVMQTLAAEEYSVIPGSPGAVCLTGSVPTHYGRPGSVEVVYTCGLGADGGEPIPDNLLVAIKALTLHLYDMRGLAVAGTTVSTVPASYDFLTASHRYRYRLHLS
- a CDS encoding phage head closure protein, which translates into the protein MNVGRLDTLVTPQSSTPTWSAGESTDAWSDGTPFWASVDEATGREQIRAGQVDSRQPVVVTARYSDTEALTPTDRLVLPDGRILDIESIREIRRREGREFLCLLNSDGGA